A single Dermacentor variabilis isolate Ectoservices chromosome 9, ASM5094787v1, whole genome shotgun sequence DNA region contains:
- the LOC142557103 gene encoding uncharacterized protein LOC142557103 yields MACITFSNSVSNVRDHERAQSLLSPQYVARTREGNVPLFGNKKKKQKKKDAAMPDKSAKKSPSRSRMSPSSSQAARRGSPSKRRGGSPVKQARSSPSKSRSSPKKSRSSSPSPAKAGVASPSRPRRAAGSWFPRPSRFPRAAVSGSSRPSPKEELRLFRARLDAAVQRRHERGNTLYQWLKSLTQRKTAPPDLVSPRRRHRDASRSSPGLRSPPSSGSVPRGHKRSPTRSSRAPSPSRANYGGDARRRRVWAPLLVLAVIAAGAVTLAVATSRYLRRPAASTRPRCHGHTCRRYEELLANAMDPEGQPCDNFYAHVCGTWIKAGRRPIYEVNWDRFLVEIAKRTADFSPRTGSDQEPVDKAVAYIRACLSPLERDNMPEVSAALAAAGVTWPQPDPEPDFLSAMFYMSRRVYQPVFLAVDVETMEGPRTLMLSFGGQFALTYEQISQHVTTIHAKQHFRVTYESLAPMNETHLDELFDQFIVMKRFLDNHTPLTDNGHSSADPASFLQWTPSVPESRWDEQTRRFLDSPLRGLGGCFVERVGAFKALFELHAAFGEKKMANFFGFFAVQALVAFGNIRVLESFYGASDVATEEQRKYCVMTAYQRFAYAIDSFLETGTKGALTDVNTLVGWVEAAFGRLLRATDDSSSLGGDPTPERLHLNLNQAFSILNYSRREVTRSIYAGYPQMAMDAPLSNRINASAYMQARQQTASASGPTGQTPYQGYQAFDATLFNGFRVNPQLLAFPWYEADAHVGVLLGGLGARLAATVFYDYVERNNGSASALYAENERCLSPKNETNGGKDDVDTDLQGAVAAAAVVADVYKEVARSGDRAWTERESPPPWTGESVAFAFFCWLNCGDVERGPSICNTAAMHSRDFGRVFGCPAGSRMNPVEKCRLKV; encoded by the exons ATGGCATGTATTACATTCAGCAATAGTGTTTCGAATGTGCGTGACCATGAGCGTGCCCAATCGTTGTTGTCACCTCAATACGTGGCTCGTACCCGCGAGGGGAACGTGCCACTGTTtgggaacaagaagaagaagcagaagaagaaggaCGCCGCCATGCCGGACAAATCCGCCAAGAAAAGTCCATCTCGCTCTCGGATGTCGCCATCCTCTTCGCAAGCTGCACGTCGCGGCTCGCCTTCAAAGCGACGCGGCGGCTCGCCCGTGAAGCAGGCGAGGTCGTCTCCTTCGAAGAGTCGCAGCTCGCCCAAGAAAAGCCGGTCCTCCTCCCCGTCCCCTGCCAAGGCCGGCGTCGCGAGCCCCTCGAGACCCCGACGTGCTGCCGGTTCTTGGTTCCCCAGGCCTTCCCGGTTTCCGCGAGCCGCCgtcagcggcagcagcaggccGTCTCCAAAAGAGGAACTCAGGCTCTTCCGGGCGAGGCTCGATGCGGCAGTTCAGCGGCGCCACGAGCGCGGCAACACGCTCTACCAGTGGCTCAAAAG CCTGACGCAACGGAAAACGGCCCCTCCAGATTTGGTTTCTCCACGACGGAGGCACCGCGACGCTTCCAGGTCAAGTCCAGGTCTCCGGTCTCCGCCCAGCTCTGGCAGCGTACCTCGCGGCCACAAAAGG AGCCCCACCCGGAGCTCGCGCGCGCCGTCGCCGTCCCGGGCCAACTACGGAGGAGACGCGCGCCGCCGTCGCGTGTGGGCCCCGCTGCTGGTCCTCGCGGTGATCGCGGCCGGCGCGGTCACACTCGCCGTGGCCACGTCGCGCTACCTGCGGCGGCCCGCGGCCTCGACCCGGCCCCGTTGCCATGGCCACACGTGCCGCCGCTACGAAGAGCTGCTGGCCAACGCCATGGACCCCGAGGGTCAGCCGTGCGACAACTTTTACGCGCACGTGTGTGGAACCTGGATCAAGGCCGGCAGGAGGCCCATCTACGAG GTCAACTGGGACCGGTTCCTGGTGGAGATCGCGAAGCGCACGGCCGACTTCAGCCCGCGCACCGGCTCGGACCAGGAGCCGGTGGACAAGGCGGTCGCCTACATCCGGGCCTGCCTGTCCCCGCTCGAACGAGACAACATGCCCGAGGTGAGCGCCGCCCTGGCCGCTGCGGGAGTCACGTGGCCCCAGCCTGACCCGGAACCGGACTTCCTGTCCGCGATGTTCTACATGTCGCGGCGCGTCTACCAGCCAGTGTTTCTCGCCGTGGACGTGGAAACCATGGAAGGGCCGAGGACCCTGATGCTCTCGTTCGGAGGACAG TTCGCGTTGACGTACGAACAGATCTCTCAGCACGTGACCACCATCCACGCCAAGCAGCACTTCCGCGTCACCTACGAGAGCCTGGCGCCCATGAACGAGACTCACCTGGACGAGCTGTTCGACCAGTTCATCGTCATGAAGCGTTTCCTCGACAACCACACGCCCCTGACGGACAACGGCCACAGCAGCGCGGACCCGGCGTCCTTCCTGCAGTGGACCCCGTCCGTTCCCGAGTCTCGGTGGGACGAGCAGACGCGGCGCTTCCTCGACAGTCCTCTGCGCGGCCTGGGCGGCTGCTTCGTCGAGCGCGTCGGCGCCTTCAAGGCGCTGTTCGAGCTGCACGCGGCCTTCGGCGAGAAGAAGATGGCCAACTTTTTCGGGTTCTTCGCGGTTCAGGCCCTGGTGGCCTTCGGCAACATCCGCGTGCTGGAGAGCTTCTACGGCGCCTCGGACGTGGCTACGGAAGAGCAGCGCAAGTATTGCGTCATGACGGCCTACCAGAGGTTCGCGTACGCCatcgacagcttcctggagacGGGCACCAAAGGCGCTCTGACGGACGTGAACACGCTCGTCGGTTGGGTAGAGGCGGCCTTCGGGCGCCTCCTCAGAGCCACGGACGATTCGTCCTCGCTCGGGGGAGACCCGACGCCCGAGCGGCTGCACTTGAATCTCAACCAAGCGTTCAGCATCCTGAATTACTCCAGGCGCGAGGTCACGCGTAGCATCTATGCCGGGTACCCTCAAATGGCCATGGAT GCTCCGTTGAGCAACCGCATCAACGCGTCGGCCTACATGCAAGCCAGGCAGCAAACGGCCTCCGCGTCCGGGCCCACGGGACAGACCCCCTACCAAGGATACCAAGCGTTCGACGCGACCCTCTTCAACGGCTTCCGCGTCAACCCGCAGCTCCTGGCGTTCCCGTGGTACGAAGCGGACGCCCACGTTGGAGTCCTGCTGGGCGGCCTGGGAGCGAGGTTGGCCGCGACCGTCTTCTACGACTACGTCGAGCGAAACAATGGCAGCGCCAGCGCCCTCTACGCTGAGAACGAGCGCTGCCTGTCGCCCAAGAACGAGACCAATGGCGGCAAAGACGACGTCGACACCGACCTCCAGGGGGCAGTGGCGGCCGCCGCGGTCGTCGCGGACGTCTACAAGGAGGTCGCCAGAAGCGGCGACCGAGCTTGGACCGAACGCGAGTCCCCGCCGCCGTGGACCGGCGAGAGCGTGGCGTTCGCGTTCTTCTGCTGGCTCAACTGCGGCGACGTCGAGCGCGGCCCGAGCATCTGCAACACGGCCGCCATGCACAGCCGGGACTTCGGGCGCGTCTTCGGGTGTCCCGCGGGGTCGCGCATGAACCCCGTCGAGAAGTGTCGCCTGAAGGTTTAG